In Deltaproteobacteria bacterium, a single genomic region encodes these proteins:
- a CDS encoding extracellular solute-binding protein — MNPIALTLFVCSIFAAPAWSQTAKPMTSSELATYSGADRERLLFDGAKREGKLVWYTTLATDQNKQITAAFEKKYQGVTVDTYRTGSSALAQRLLTEAKARRHIADAIETTPGGMMTFRESQLLLPYTSPHLAVFPEDAKERAAKNTVMWTIVRESYVGFGYNKRYLNAADVPKDFEGLLKPALRDNLGIAGEDTGARIIGAMVKTKGLAWVRRLKEQNIRMHMMAGSALTQLVAAGEIYGSPSQFFSATNVAARRGAPVAWVPLDLVVASAGGAAVYVNAPRPHAALLFVDFLMSPEGQKIYEDLFFGVTHKDYGFKRWYPEKGGTVAQYEESLDGWHRLLKEIARKGT; from the coding sequence ATGAACCCGATCGCCCTAACTCTATTTGTTTGCTCCATTTTTGCCGCCCCCGCTTGGAGCCAAACCGCTAAACCGATGACATCGAGCGAGCTGGCTACCTACAGCGGCGCGGACCGCGAGCGCCTCCTGTTCGACGGCGCCAAGCGCGAGGGCAAACTGGTCTGGTACACCACGCTGGCCACCGATCAGAACAAACAGATCACCGCCGCCTTCGAGAAGAAATATCAGGGTGTGACCGTAGATACCTACCGGACCGGGTCGAGCGCGTTAGCGCAACGGCTGCTGACCGAAGCCAAAGCGCGCCGCCATATCGCCGACGCCATCGAGACCACCCCCGGCGGCATGATGACTTTTCGCGAGAGCCAGTTGTTGCTGCCTTATACCTCGCCGCACCTGGCGGTGTTTCCCGAGGATGCCAAAGAACGGGCAGCCAAAAACACCGTAATGTGGACCATCGTGCGCGAATCCTACGTCGGTTTCGGCTACAACAAGCGTTATTTGAATGCCGCCGACGTGCCGAAAGATTTCGAAGGGCTGTTGAAACCCGCGCTGCGTGACAACCTGGGGATCGCCGGCGAAGACACCGGCGCGCGCATTATCGGGGCAATGGTCAAAACCAAAGGCTTAGCCTGGGTCAGAAGGCTGAAGGAACAAAATATCCGTATGCACATGATGGCCGGCAGCGCCCTAACCCAACTCGTCGCGGCCGGCGAAATCTACGGCTCGCCGAGTCAGTTCTTCAGCGCCACCAACGTCGCCGCCCGACGCGGCGCGCCGGTGGCCTGGGTGCCGCTGGACCTGGTGGTGGCGAGCGCCGGCGGCGCAGCGGTTTATGTGAACGCGCCGCGACCCCACGCCGCGCTGCTGTTCGTCGATTTTTTAATGAGCCCCGAAGGCCAAAAAATTTATGAGGATTTATTTTTCGGCGTTACCCACAAAGATTACGGCTTCAAACGCTGGTATCCCGAAAAAGGCGGCACCGTGGCGCAATACGAAGAATCCCTCGACGGCTGGCACCGGTTATTAAAGGAGATCGCCCGCAAGGGAACGTAA
- the rbfA gene encoding 30S ribosome-binding factor RbfA — protein MEYQRSERVGDLILEVIAELLRKEINDPRVRGVTLTGVKVSKDLRHARVYFNLLGGQEDRTAVLAGLKSATGFIRAKVSKQLKLRYVPEFEFTYDESEDSAQRIDELLKQVKN, from the coding sequence ATGGAATATCAACGTTCGGAACGGGTCGGCGATTTGATCCTCGAAGTGATCGCCGAATTGCTGCGCAAAGAAATCAACGATCCGCGCGTGCGCGGCGTGACCTTGACCGGGGTGAAAGTCAGCAAAGACTTGCGCCACGCGCGGGTCTATTTCAATTTGCTCGGCGGCCAGGAAGATCGCACCGCGGTGTTGGCGGGACTGAAGAGTGCGACCGGTTTCATTCGCGCCAAAGTCAGCAAGCAGCTCAAGCTGCGCTACGTGCCGGAGTTCGAATTTACCTACGACGAAAGCGAAGACTCGGCCCAGCGCATCGATGAATTATTGAAACAGGTGAAAAACTAG
- a CDS encoding DUF503 domain-containing protein, translating into MVVGVLKLNLAIPENHSLKGKRGVIKRIQARAAERFNVSVTECGDQDLWQSTVLGFAVSGTSRPVIEATLNKIVDFVDGLGLAEVGDSGVEFFYC; encoded by the coding sequence ATGGTCGTCGGTGTCCTCAAGCTCAACCTGGCGATTCCCGAAAATCATTCGCTCAAGGGCAAGCGCGGCGTCATCAAACGCATCCAGGCGCGGGCGGCCGAGCGTTTCAACGTTTCGGTGACCGAATGCGGCGACCAAGATCTGTGGCAGAGCACGGTGCTCGGCTTCGCCGTCTCCGGAACCAGCCGGCCGGTGATCGAAGCGACGCTCAATAAAATCGTCGACTTCGTCGACGGTTTGGGTTTAGCCGAAGTGGGCGATTCCGGTGTGGAGTTTTTTTACTGCTGA
- a CDS encoding DUF448 domain-containing protein, which translates to MAKRGYRPQRTCLGCGARADQAQMIRLAAAGPDQLRVERHQGRGGYLHRDERCQRAFVGRKGMYRAFHVEVNRAAKTKLIEELTGRDGE; encoded by the coding sequence ATGGCGAAGCGTGGGTATCGGCCGCAACGCACTTGTTTGGGTTGCGGTGCCCGGGCGGATCAAGCGCAGATGATACGGCTCGCCGCGGCGGGACCGGATCAATTACGAGTCGAACGCCATCAAGGGCGGGGCGGCTATCTACACCGCGATGAGCGCTGTCAAAGAGCATTTGTCGGGCGCAAGGGAATGTACCGGGCGTTTCACGTTGAAGTGAACCGCGCGGCGAAAACAAAATTGATCGAAGAATTAACGGGTCGCGACGGGGAGTAA
- the truB gene encoding tRNA pseudouridine(55) synthase TruB: MLTTQSGVLLIDKPIGPSSAQVVHRVKTIIGAKKVGHLGTLDPFASGLLLLGVNEGTKIADIFLSGAKRYVGVMVLGIETDTQDGTGKVIQTRDVAPVSAAQLARLESKFTGALKQIPPMFSALKKDGVRLYELARQGKEIAREARDIRIDALTLRQLSDSEIELDVTCSRGTYVRTLAADMGHELGCGGHLKTLRRMACDHLQLERALTPDHLAEACAVGPAPLVSLRSALSHLPAIVWQSRLLSRLRMGQQDVLAELGQPRAGEKLLAILDPRNALAALVEWSTEDVAAGRWRLERLFKE; the protein is encoded by the coding sequence ATGTTAACCACGCAAAGCGGTGTGCTGCTCATCGACAAACCCATCGGGCCGTCTTCGGCTCAGGTCGTCCATCGGGTCAAAACTATTATCGGCGCGAAGAAAGTCGGCCATCTCGGCACCCTCGATCCGTTCGCTTCCGGTTTGCTTCTGCTGGGCGTCAACGAAGGCACCAAGATCGCCGATATTTTTTTGAGCGGCGCAAAGCGCTACGTCGGCGTAATGGTGTTGGGCATCGAAACCGATACCCAGGACGGCACCGGCAAGGTTATTCAGACGCGCGACGTGGCGCCGGTGAGCGCGGCGCAGTTGGCGCGCTTGGAAAGCAAATTTACCGGCGCGCTCAAACAGATCCCGCCGATGTTTTCCGCGCTCAAGAAAGACGGCGTGCGTTTGTATGAGTTGGCGCGCCAGGGCAAGGAGATCGCGCGCGAGGCGCGCGATATTCGCATCGATGCCTTGACGCTGCGCCAGCTGAGCGACAGCGAGATCGAGCTCGACGTCACCTGTTCGCGCGGCACCTACGTGCGCACCTTGGCCGCCGACATGGGCCATGAACTGGGCTGCGGCGGGCATTTGAAAACGCTCCGGCGCATGGCCTGCGATCATCTTCAACTGGAGCGCGCGCTGACGCCGGATCATTTGGCTGAAGCGTGCGCCGTCGGCCCGGCCCCCTTGGTGAGTCTGCGTTCGGCATTGAGCCACCTGCCGGCGATAGTTTGGCAAAGCCGGTTGTTGTCGCGCTTACGCATGGGACAGCAAGACGTACTGGCCGAGCTCGGCCAGCCGCGGGCCGGCGAAAAGCTGTTGGCGATTCTCGATCCGCGCAACGCCTTGGCGGCGCTAGTCGAATGGAGTACGGAAGATGTCGCGGCGGGCCGCTGGCGGCTCGAGCGGCTGTTCAAAGAGTAG
- the nusA gene encoding transcription termination/antitermination protein NusA — MQQDLNRVIEQVSKEKGIDKAILISALENAMISAAKKTFGHQRKIEAQYNAEIGEVELFEAKTVVETVQDAATEITRDEARENLDPDAEVGDELLSKLDSSLFGRIAAQAAKQNIVQKVRDAEREIIYNEFKGREGQLVNGIVQRFEKRNLIVNLGRTDAILPEKEQVPRERYRQGDRIRAYIVSVEITSRGPQIVLSRTHPGMLIQLFAQEVPEIYEGIVEVKGAAREPGGRAKIAVVSHDSDVDPVGACVGMKGTRVQSVVQELRGEKIDIVHWIADQAEYVCRALAPAKVSKIIIDDEDHTMQVVVPDDQQSLAIGKKGQNVRLASRLTGWRIDVCSEAEAEEETRQARQSINSIPGIGDIAGELLYQEGFKSAEDVADSALEEIMDVEGISKEKAEALHQSAKQYVVEKRAQEAELAARAAEVAALEAAAAAEAAAAVESES, encoded by the coding sequence ATGCAGCAGGACTTAAATCGCGTCATCGAACAGGTAAGTAAAGAGAAGGGCATCGACAAAGCGATTCTCATCAGCGCTTTGGAAAACGCGATGATTTCGGCGGCCAAGAAAACCTTCGGCCATCAGCGCAAGATCGAAGCCCAGTACAATGCCGAGATCGGCGAAGTCGAGCTTTTCGAAGCCAAGACCGTCGTTGAGACCGTGCAGGATGCCGCCACCGAAATCACCCGCGACGAAGCGCGTGAGAATCTCGATCCCGATGCCGAAGTCGGCGACGAGCTCTTGTCCAAATTGGACTCGAGTCTGTTCGGCCGTATCGCGGCGCAAGCGGCCAAGCAGAACATCGTACAAAAGGTGCGCGACGCCGAGCGGGAAATCATTTACAACGAGTTCAAAGGCCGGGAAGGCCAATTGGTCAACGGTATCGTGCAGCGCTTCGAAAAGCGTAACCTGATCGTCAACCTCGGCCGCACCGATGCGATTCTGCCGGAAAAAGAGCAGGTGCCGCGGGAACGTTATCGCCAGGGCGATCGGATTCGCGCTTACATCGTCAGCGTCGAGATCACCAGCCGCGGTCCGCAGATCGTTTTGTCGCGCACCCATCCGGGCATGTTGATTCAATTATTCGCCCAGGAAGTGCCGGAGATCTACGAAGGCATCGTCGAAGTCAAAGGCGCGGCGCGGGAACCGGGTGGCCGGGCCAAGATCGCCGTGGTCTCCCATGACAGCGATGTCGATCCGGTGGGCGCGTGCGTCGGCATGAAGGGCACCCGGGTGCAGTCCGTGGTGCAGGAACTGCGCGGCGAAAAAATCGACATTGTGCACTGGATCGCCGATCAGGCGGAATATGTTTGCCGCGCTTTGGCGCCGGCCAAGGTTTCCAAAATCATCATCGATGACGAAGACCATACCATGCAAGTGGTCGTGCCGGACGATCAACAGTCCCTCGCGATTGGCAAAAAAGGCCAAAACGTCCGCCTCGCCTCGCGTCTGACCGGCTGGCGTATCGACGTTTGCAGCGAAGCGGAGGCCGAAGAAGAGACGCGTCAGGCGCGGCAATCGATCAATTCGATTCCCGGCATTGGCGATATCGCCGGTGAGCTGCTTTATCAAGAGGGTTTCAAATCGGCGGAAGATGTTGCCGACAGCGCCCTGGAAGAAATTATGGACGTCGAAGGCATCAGCAAAGAGAAAGCCGAAGCGCTGCATCAGTCGGCCAAACAGTATGTCGTCGAGAAGCGCGCTCAAGAAGCGGAGCTGGCGGCGCGCGCCGCCGAAGTGGCCGCTCTAGAGGCGGCGGCTGCAGCGGAAGCAGCGGCCGCGGTGGAGAGCGAATCGTAA
- a CDS encoding translation initiation factor IF-2 has product MGKTRVHLLAKDLGIATKDLIAQLEKMGMRGRKSQSALEDDEVVRIRAAYTALEKPQVHVGEEKIVADRMVVAEEEGQPSIESHETVVERRVRANVIRRRTSRVEVAPSEPPAVAAEAAPEPVIEASPVEVAAEIPPAPVPAMAEITAQQSAPVIEVTAPLAPVEAETRAPSIHAPVVEIAPAAPVEIIPAVAPAPPPRVVAEPAPTMQQAVPKVSRILGRIDLKQTQRIEPAPTPVLRRPPQAARPSEAPRPTDGLPPPAGAGDKPKTGRHKKRVVKKHDVLETRESEVRGGRFQKKRRALPGKDARRTEITVPKASKRVVKISEVITVGDLSREMGVKAGDVIKKLMGMGMMATINQVLDADTATLIASEFDHQVENVAFDADSMLEVEHQADEQEVALVSRPPVVTIMGHVDHGKTSLLDAIRSTNVTAHEHGGITQHIGAYHVQVDGRSVTFLDTPGHEAFTAMRARGAKVTDIVVLVVAADDGVMPQTIEAINHARAAEVPIIVAVNKIDRPDANLEKVKKGMSEYGLAAEDWGGDTVFAPVSAKTHEGIPHLLEMLQLQADILELKANPEKLARGTIVEAKLDRGRGPVATVLVQEGTLHVGDAFVCGVFYGKVRAMIDDQGHKVETAPPSFPVEILGLQGVPLAGDSFVAVADEAKARQVAEFRHSKQRETELVKSSKVSLDELYSQIKAGDVKELRVVLKADVQGSVEAVSDALTRMSTGDVKLKVLHGSVGGITESDILLAAASNAIVIGFNVRPESKGAALAAKEGVDVRLYTIIYEVVADVRAAMEGLLEPTFREQVFGRVEIRQIFNIAGVGTIAGGYVSEGKIARGNLVRLLRDHVVVHEGKLASLKRFKDDAREVGAGYECGLSLEGYQDLKQGDVLESYEKIPVIRRINPNPNPTRPEARA; this is encoded by the coding sequence ATGGGAAAGACGAGAGTCCATCTACTAGCAAAAGACTTGGGGATCGCGACCAAAGATCTGATCGCCCAGCTTGAGAAGATGGGGATGCGTGGGCGCAAGTCTCAGAGCGCTCTGGAAGACGACGAAGTCGTGCGCATTCGCGCCGCCTACACCGCGTTGGAAAAGCCGCAAGTTCACGTCGGCGAGGAAAAGATTGTCGCCGATCGCATGGTCGTGGCCGAAGAAGAGGGGCAGCCCAGCATCGAATCCCATGAGACCGTTGTCGAACGGCGCGTGCGTGCCAACGTCATTCGCCGTCGCACCAGTCGAGTGGAAGTGGCCCCGAGCGAACCGCCGGCGGTTGCCGCGGAAGCGGCGCCAGAGCCGGTAATCGAAGCATCGCCGGTTGAAGTGGCGGCGGAAATTCCGCCGGCGCCGGTGCCAGCGATGGCCGAGATCACGGCCCAGCAAAGCGCGCCGGTGATTGAAGTCACCGCGCCGCTTGCGCCCGTCGAAGCCGAGACTCGCGCCCCGTCTATTCACGCGCCCGTCGTTGAAATCGCACCAGCGGCGCCCGTCGAAATTATTCCGGCCGTCGCGCCCGCACCGCCGCCTCGGGTAGTCGCGGAACCGGCGCCGACGATGCAGCAAGCCGTGCCGAAAGTTTCGCGCATTCTTGGCCGTATCGACCTTAAGCAAACCCAGCGTATCGAACCGGCGCCGACGCCGGTGCTACGCCGGCCGCCGCAAGCCGCTCGTCCAAGCGAAGCGCCGCGGCCGACCGATGGTTTGCCGCCGCCTGCGGGAGCCGGCGACAAGCCGAAAACCGGGCGCCATAAAAAGCGCGTGGTTAAAAAACACGATGTCTTGGAAACCCGTGAAAGCGAAGTGCGGGGCGGCCGGTTTCAGAAAAAGCGTCGGGCGCTTCCTGGCAAAGATGCCAGACGAACAGAGATCACGGTTCCCAAAGCGAGCAAGCGGGTCGTCAAGATTTCCGAAGTGATCACCGTGGGCGATTTGTCGCGCGAGATGGGCGTCAAAGCCGGCGACGTGATTAAAAAGCTCATGGGCATGGGCATGATGGCGACCATCAACCAAGTGCTTGATGCCGATACCGCGACTTTGATCGCTTCTGAATTCGATCACCAAGTGGAAAACGTCGCCTTCGACGCCGACAGCATGTTGGAAGTCGAACACCAGGCCGACGAACAGGAAGTCGCGCTGGTATCGCGCCCTCCGGTGGTGACGATCATGGGCCACGTCGATCACGGCAAGACTTCTTTGCTCGATGCCATTCGCAGCACCAACGTGACTGCTCATGAGCATGGCGGCATCACCCAACATATCGGCGCCTATCACGTCCAAGTCGACGGCCGCAGCGTCACCTTTCTCGATACTCCCGGTCACGAAGCGTTCACCGCCATGCGCGCCCGCGGCGCCAAGGTGACCGATATCGTCGTCTTGGTGGTTGCCGCCGATGACGGCGTCATGCCGCAGACGATCGAGGCGATCAATCACGCGCGCGCCGCCGAAGTTCCGATCATCGTCGCGGTCAACAAGATCGACCGGCCCGATGCCAATTTGGAAAAAGTCAAAAAGGGAATGTCCGAATACGGCTTAGCGGCGGAAGATTGGGGTGGCGACACGGTGTTCGCGCCGGTGTCGGCCAAGACCCATGAGGGGATTCCGCATTTACTAGAAATGCTCCAACTGCAAGCCGATATTTTAGAGCTCAAAGCCAATCCTGAAAAACTCGCGCGCGGCACCATCGTCGAAGCCAAGCTCGACCGCGGCCGCGGCCCGGTGGCGACTGTGCTGGTCCAGGAAGGCACGCTGCATGTCGGCGACGCCTTTGTCTGCGGCGTGTTTTACGGCAAGGTGCGCGCCATGATCGACGATCAAGGCCATAAGGTCGAGACCGCGCCGCCGTCGTTCCCGGTGGAAATTCTCGGTTTGCAGGGTGTGCCGCTGGCGGGCGATTCCTTTGTTGCCGTGGCCGATGAAGCCAAGGCGCGCCAAGTCGCCGAGTTCCGCCACAGCAAACAGCGCGAAACCGAATTGGTCAAGTCGAGCAAAGTTTCCCTTGACGAACTCTACAGCCAGATCAAAGCCGGCGACGTCAAGGAACTCCGAGTCGTGCTCAAGGCCGACGTGCAAGGTTCGGTCGAGGCGGTGTCCGACGCGCTCACGCGCATGTCGACCGGCGACGTCAAACTCAAAGTGCTGCACGGCTCGGTGGGCGGTATTACCGAAAGTGATATTTTACTCGCTGCGGCTTCCAACGCCATCGTCATCGGTTTCAACGTGCGGCCCGAATCCAAGGGCGCCGCGTTGGCGGCCAAAGAAGGCGTCGACGTGCGGCTCTACACGATCATTTACGAAGTGGTCGCCGATGTGCGCGCCGCCATGGAAGGTTTGTTGGAACCGACCTTCCGCGAGCAGGTTTTCGGCCGGGTGGAAATCCGCCAGATCTTCAACATCGCCGGCGTCGGCACCATCGCCGGCGGCTATGTCAGCGAAGGCAAGATCGCGCGCGGCAATCTGGTGCGCTTGCTGCGCGACCACGTGGTGGTGCACGAAGGCAAGCTCGCCAGTCTCAAGCGCTTCAAAGACGACGCCCGTGAAGTGGGCGCGGGTTATGAATGCGGTCTGTCGTTGGAAGGTTACCAAGATCTCAAGCAGGGCGACGTTCTCGAGAGCTACGAAAAGATTCCCGTCATTCGTCGAATCAACCCGAATCCGAATCCGACCCGCCCGGAAGCGCGCGCGTAA
- a CDS encoding helicase SNF2: protein MADSLTARLFNQVDRTSQERGRGYFLHGAVTFIEGTAWTMHASVQGTRLYDVQVSTENHHVNASCTCPFFEREEEPCKHVWAALLAAERGGLLSGLNSLAAPHLRGVPAQPLVTSAGTKARPQTRVAPPTWKQQLQNLRGQLEAAAVRDDGKPAGERELMYFISADDSLRAGQLRLQLAQRERKADGNWGKLKHKKFTVLDVAQLSDAIDRRVLTMLLGASDDFGYGYGLGAHSSQFSLAPTMWDIALPLMCSTGRCILRESVVDDDLTALQWDGDAPWDFALRVGPVEGRKQYSVSGVLRRGDAEMALSYPNLMVAGGLVIYDNIAAPLNDAGVFVWIDLLRSRETLRFAKGEADEFIDELLHLPRQPRLELTEELRFEIVSARPKPNLTIKPGRSDPWGRDYVSANLAFDYDGNLIDASLTRQNIYQKNRRRVIERDLAGEASAKARLSQLGFRDGYLLRDGQFELPAERMARAVRALTQEGWRVEAEGKLYRNAGKVSMQISSGVDWFDLDGGAEFGDSRVSLPKLLRAIKQGEQSVRLDDGSMGIIPEEWLSKYRLLANLGSVSGSHLRFTRPQAGLLDALLANEPDVNVDELFSRVRRELSEFAGVIAVDAPAGLCGELRGYQREGLGWLEFLQRFGFGGCLADDMGLGKTIQVLAMLESRRALRSKNGAAAHPPSLVVVPRSLMFHWREEAARFAPEIKILEHFGSARRVPDRHFNDYDLVITTYGTLTRDALHLKKIHFEYAILDEAQAVKNASTLSAKAVRLLQADHRLALSGTPVENHLGELWSLFEFLNPGMLGHASAFGGAGRNPDVATRALLARALRPFILRRTKGQVAKELPLKTEQTLYCDLEGEERKHYNELRDYYRDKLLKNVASDGLKKSKFQVLEALLRLRQAACHPGLIDKGSVHLGSAKLDALMAQLEQVLEEDHKALVFSQFTSLLAILRDRLDSAKIPYAYLDGRTRDRQAKVEQFQNDPNTRLFLISLKAGGLGLNLHAAEYVYLLDPWWNPAVEAQAIDRAHRIGQTRQVFAYRLIARDTVEEKVLELQKSKRDLADAIITEDNSVMRNLTRDDLELLLS, encoded by the coding sequence ATGGCCGATTCTCTGACAGCGCGGCTTTTTAACCAGGTCGACCGGACTTCACAGGAGCGCGGCCGGGGTTATTTTTTGCACGGCGCGGTAACTTTCATCGAAGGCACAGCATGGACCATGCACGCCTCGGTGCAGGGGACGCGGCTCTACGACGTTCAGGTCAGCACCGAAAATCATCACGTCAACGCTTCCTGTACCTGCCCTTTTTTCGAGCGCGAGGAAGAACCGTGCAAGCATGTTTGGGCAGCTTTGTTGGCGGCCGAACGGGGCGGCTTGTTGTCGGGACTCAACTCTTTGGCGGCGCCGCATTTACGCGGTGTGCCGGCGCAACCGTTGGTGACCAGCGCGGGCACGAAGGCGCGGCCGCAGACGCGAGTGGCGCCGCCGACTTGGAAACAACAGCTGCAAAACCTCCGCGGTCAGCTCGAAGCCGCGGCGGTGCGAGACGACGGCAAACCGGCAGGCGAACGTGAATTGATGTATTTCATCTCGGCCGACGATTCCCTGCGGGCCGGCCAGCTGCGCTTGCAGCTCGCCCAACGCGAGCGCAAAGCCGACGGCAACTGGGGCAAGCTCAAGCACAAAAAATTTACCGTCTTGGACGTCGCCCAGTTGAGCGACGCCATCGATCGCCGCGTGCTCACCATGTTGCTCGGCGCCAGCGACGATTTCGGTTATGGCTATGGTTTGGGCGCACACTCGAGTCAGTTCTCTCTGGCGCCGACGATGTGGGATATTGCGCTGCCCCTGATGTGCTCGACGGGACGCTGCATTCTGCGCGAGTCGGTGGTCGACGATGATTTAACCGCGCTCCAATGGGACGGCGACGCGCCTTGGGATTTCGCCCTGCGCGTCGGGCCGGTGGAGGGTCGTAAACAATATAGCGTCAGCGGCGTCTTGCGCCGCGGCGACGCGGAAATGGCGCTGTCCTATCCCAATCTCATGGTCGCCGGCGGCTTGGTGATTTACGACAACATCGCGGCGCCGCTCAACGACGCCGGCGTGTTTGTCTGGATCGATCTGCTGCGCAGTCGGGAAACCCTGCGCTTCGCCAAGGGTGAAGCCGATGAGTTCATCGACGAATTATTGCATCTGCCGCGCCAGCCGCGCCTCGAATTGACCGAAGAGCTGCGCTTCGAGATCGTCTCGGCGCGTCCTAAGCCGAATCTAACGATCAAGCCGGGGCGCAGCGATCCCTGGGGCCGCGATTACGTCAGCGCCAATTTGGCTTTCGATTACGATGGCAATCTGATTGACGCTTCGCTGACCCGGCAAAATATTTATCAGAAGAACCGGCGCCGGGTGATCGAACGGGATTTGGCCGGCGAAGCGAGCGCCAAGGCGCGGCTCTCGCAGCTCGGCTTTCGCGACGGCTATTTGCTCCGCGATGGCCAGTTCGAGCTGCCCGCCGAGCGCATGGCGCGCGCCGTGCGTGCGCTCACCCAGGAAGGTTGGCGCGTCGAGGCCGAGGGTAAGCTCTATCGCAACGCCGGCAAGGTCAGCATGCAGATCAGCTCCGGCGTCGACTGGTTCGATCTCGACGGCGGCGCCGAGTTTGGCGATAGCCGGGTATCGTTGCCGAAACTGCTGCGCGCCATCAAGCAGGGCGAACAGAGCGTGCGCTTGGACGACGGCTCCATGGGGATCATTCCGGAAGAGTGGTTGTCCAAGTATCGTTTGCTCGCCAATCTTGGCAGCGTCAGCGGCAGCCATCTGCGTTTTACCCGGCCCCAAGCGGGCTTGCTCGACGCTCTGCTCGCCAATGAGCCGGATGTCAACGTCGACGAATTGTTTTCCCGCGTGCGCCGCGAGTTGAGCGAGTTTGCCGGCGTCATCGCGGTGGACGCGCCCGCCGGTCTATGCGGCGAACTGCGCGGCTATCAGCGCGAAGGATTGGGCTGGTTGGAGTTTCTCCAACGCTTCGGTTTCGGCGGCTGCCTCGCCGATGACATGGGTCTGGGCAAAACCATACAAGTCTTGGCGATGCTCGAATCGCGCCGCGCCTTGCGTTCTAAGAATGGCGCCGCCGCGCATCCGCCGTCGTTGGTGGTGGTGCCCAGGTCGTTGATGTTTCACTGGCGCGAGGAAGCGGCGCGCTTCGCGCCGGAAATAAAGATCCTCGAACATTTCGGCAGTGCCCGGCGCGTGCCGGACCGCCATTTTAACGACTACGATTTGGTCATCACGACTTACGGCACGCTCACTCGCGATGCTCTGCATTTAAAAAAGATTCACTTCGAGTACGCCATTCTCGACGAAGCCCAAGCGGTGAAAAATGCCAGCACCTTATCGGCCAAAGCGGTGCGTTTGCTGCAAGCCGATCATCGCCTGGCCTTGAGCGGTACGCCGGTGGAAAATCATTTGGGCGAACTTTGGAGCCTGTTTGAATTTCTCAATCCCGGCATGCTCGGCCACGCTTCGGCCTTCGGCGGCGCCGGGCGCAATCCGGATGTGGCGACGCGCGCACTGTTGGCGCGGGCGCTGCGGCCGTTTATCTTGCGCCGCACCAAGGGGCAGGTGGCTAAGGAGTTGCCGCTCAAGACCGAACAGACATTGTATTGCGATCTCGAAGGCGAGGAGCGCAAACATTACAACGAGCTGCGCGATTATTACCGCGACAAGCTGCTCAAGAACGTCGCTAGCGATGGACTTAAGAAGTCGAAATTTCAAGTCCTCGAAGCGTTACTGCGTTTGCGTCAAGCGGCCTGTCATCCAGGTTTGATCGACAAGGGAAGCGTTCATCTCGGCAGCGCTAAACTCGACGCCTTGATGGCGCAACTGGAGCAGGTTCTCGAAGAGGATCACAAAGCGCTGGTGTTCTCGCAGTTCACCAGCTTGCTGGCGATCTTGCGCGATCGGCTCGACAGCGCGAAGATCCCTTACGCCTATCTCGACGGCCGCACCCGCGACCGCCAAGCCAAGGTCGAACAGTTTCAAAACGATCCCAACACCAGACTGTTTCTAATTAGCTTGAAGGCCGGCGGCTTGGGCTTGAACTTGCACGCCGCCGAATATGTTTATCTGCTCGATCCCTGGTGGAACCCGGCGGTGGAAGCGCAGGCAATCGACCGCGCCCACCGCATCGGCCAAACCCGCCAGGTGTTCGCCTACCGCCTGATCGCCCGCGACACGGTCGAAGAAAAAGTTTTAGAATTACAAAAATCGAAGCGCGACTTGGCCGACGCGATCATCACTGAGGATAACAGCGTGATGCGCAACCTGACCCGCGACGATTTGGAATTGCTGCTATCGTGA
- a CDS encoding ribosome maturation factor RimP, with amino-acid sequence MDTAIEKVWQMAAPLALSEGLEVVDIELKSEGGRGGRVLRLYLDKEGGPNIDELGRVSRGLSDLLDERDVVDGNYTLEVSSPGINRPLRRPEHFERFVGKKIRVRTRDMINGRRAFLGELLEVSAERIAVDQDGVRWDIPFTQIEKSNYEHDWGA; translated from the coding sequence ATGGACACGGCGATCGAAAAGGTTTGGCAAATGGCCGCGCCACTGGCGCTGAGCGAAGGATTGGAAGTCGTCGACATCGAACTGAAATCCGAAGGCGGCCGCGGTGGCCGGGTATTGCGTTTGTATCTCGACAAAGAGGGCGGCCCGAACATCGACGAATTGGGCCGGGTCAGCCGGGGGCTAAGCGATCTGTTGGACGAGCGCGATGTCGTCGACGGCAATTACACTTTGGAAGTCTCTTCACCGGGGATCAACCGCCCGCTGCGCCGGCCGGAACACTTCGAACGCTTTGTCGGTAAAAAGATCCGTGTACGCACGCGCGATATGATCAACGGCCGGAGAGCGTTTCTCGGCGAGTTGCTGGAAGTCTCGGCGGAAAGGATCGCCGTGGACCAAGACGGTGTGCGTTGGGATATTCCATTTACGCAGATAGAAAAATCCAATTATGAGCACGACTGGGGCGCCTAA